In Terriglobus aquaticus, the genomic window GAGAAGACTCTGCCGGCGCGGCTGGCGGCAGTGGTAAAGCGCGCGGAATCCGCAGATCTGACGGTCACGGGAGCATACCGCCAATTGCCTGATTCGCGAGAGCGGGAGATTTTCCGCATCGCGAAGGAGGCCTTAGGCAACGCGCAGCAGCATGCCCATGCGTCGCACATTCAGGTCGACCTCGTCTATTCGGAGGATGCGATCCTGCTTCGTGTGAGCGATGATGGCGCTGGCTTCGATGTTGCAGCAGGTGCCGCGAAGGCCGGGCACTACGGTGTCCGCGGGATGCGGGAGCGTGCTGCCGCCATAGGGGCCACGCTGACCGTGCGGAGCGCGCCCGGTGAGGGCACGTGTGTAGAACTGCGCTTGAACGACCGATAGCCGCGAAAAGGCGACCAGAACGCAAGAGGAGCACAAGGTGGCAGACAAGATCCGGGTGATGATCGTGGACGATCACCATGTGGTGCGGCAGGGCCTGGCAGCGCTGTTGCGGGCGTCCGATGCGGTGGAGGTAGTGGCGGAAGCCGCTGACGGCCGTGAGGCAATTCAGCGCTGGGGCGCCCACGCGCCGGACGTAACGCTGATGGACCTGCAGATGCAGCCGGTCGGTGGCGTAGAGGCCATCCAGCGAATTCGAGCCGAGCACCCCAACGCGCGTTTCGTAGTGCTGACCACCTACGACGGCGATGAGGACATATTTCGCGCGTTGCAGGCGGGTGCGAAAGGCTACCTGCTGAAAGGCATGACACTGGACGAACTGC contains:
- a CDS encoding response regulator is translated as MADKIRVMIVDDHHVVRQGLAALLRASDAVEVVAEAADGREAIQRWGAHAPDVTLMDLQMQPVGGVEAIQRIRAEHPNARFVVLTTYDGDEDIFRALQAGAKGYLLKGMTLDELLETVRVVHSGKSRIPGAIAEKLADRVSGQELTPRELEVLERIVAGRSNRDAANDLGISETTVKTHVNSLLSKLGVADRTHAATLAIQRGIVHLR